Sequence from the Cucumis sativus cultivar 9930 chromosome 1, Cucumber_9930_V3, whole genome shotgun sequence genome:
ACAACGCAAGGCTTGGAGTTCATTGGAATGGATTTGCCAGATAGTTTAGGAGAACTTGTTACTAGTGGAATTTTAGTCCTTCAGTTGGAACGTGTTTATAACATGGTCTCACATTTCATTCAAGCTAGGTTAAAAAGAGGTACATGAGACTAATTTCTAGcttatttatatctatttaatatttcaaaactataatACACTTAACTCtcattcttgacagtttaagGTAGCATACCTAATTGATCTCGTCTGTCGGTTTGCATTTTTGTAGGAGGTGACCATGGAGTCAAAGGCCAAGGAGATGGATGGATCCTAACCATAGTTCTTTTAGAAGGAGTGAACATTTCATCCTTGGATTCTTCTGGATCCTCAGACCCTTGTGTGGTTTTCACATGCAATGGTAAAAAAAGAACTAGCTCTGTTGAGCTTCAAACTCATGAGCCTCAGTGGAACGGTAAGACATTTTTGTCCCCTCCTTGTTGCCAAGTATTATCAAGGATGAGATTTCTGCCTTCTCAATGtggattatttatttattattttattttgccaGATTATACTTGTCTTCTCAACCCATAGTTTTCTTGATTAAATTTTCTACTGATCTTAGTATCATATAAGGTTATGATCagttaattaattcttcatttcaataccaatgatttgaatttaaccataatttaatttaatgtgtaGAGATACTGGAGTTTGATGCCATGAAGGAACCACCATCAGTATTATATGTGGAGGTTTTCGACTTTGATGGTCCATTTGACCAGGCTACTTCACTCGGGCATGCAGAGATTAATttcctaaaatataaatcaactGAACTTGCAGATATATGGGTTCCCCTTGAGGGGAAGCTTGCTCAATCTTCCCAGTCGAAGCTACACTTAAGAATCTTCTTAGAAAATACTGATGGAATTGAAACAATAAGACAATACTTGTCTATGAAGGGAAAGGAGGTTGGTAAGAAGGTAAGCACATTTCTCAACACATCTTTTCCTTTGCCTAGTTGATAAATTGTCAAAGAGATGCATCCACTTCCACTTTTCTGTTGTGTGATACACCTAGCCATCTTTACTTTTATTGGTGCATTCAGTTGTTTATAATCATGATCTTGTACCTCTAACACTAAGCTGGTCTAGTTACTTCAACGGTGGAATCTGGCTAACTTCTTTTCTGGTGCTTTTACAGCTGCATCCTAGGTCACCTTATAGGAACTCaacatttcaaaaacttttcGGTTTGCCAGCAGAAGAGTTTCTTGTCAGCGACTTCACATGCtccttgaaaagaaaaatgcttCTTCAGGTAGATATTACAACTGCTATGCAAAGTCTTTATGATTTCACAATATAAAAGAAgacttaataaaaatatttagcgCATGACTATTATGTAGACTTTCTCAATCTATACATAACGGAGAATCCTAATGTTTTAACTAATTTCTTCTGCTGATCATAGAAATGTGAATTAGCAATTATATCTCAGTATACCCATTTGACTCAATAAATGGAATTATCTGTACGTCTTTGGTCTTTTGTTTGCTTGCTCTCAGTCCCATGTGTAGAACTATTGTCTTGTCAGTTGTAACGATCTTGTTGCTTGTGACTCTCTGGTACAGGGGAGATTATTTCTATCTGCCAGAGTCATTGGGTTTTACGCCAACTTTTTTGGAcagaaaacaaagtttttctttctctggGAGGACATTGAAGATATACAAGTACTGCACCCCTCCCTTTCCTCTCTAGGTAGCCCATCATTAGTcataattcttaaaaaaggTCGAGGTCTTGAAGCAAGTCACGGTGCAAAGTCTCAAGATGAAGAGGGTAGACTAAGATTTTACCTCCAATCATTTGTCTCATTCAATGTAGCCAGCAGGTAACGCCATAAATCTCTGTCATGCTTCGTCACGAGAAAGTGGAACTTACTTTCATAGATTTTAAATCCGCTGCGGTGTTCAATATTGGCAGGACGATTATAGGTATGTGGAGAACAAGGACATCGACCCTTGATCAGAAAGCACAGGTTGCTGAAATGTCAAATGATTCCGAAGAAAGGTCAGTTTTGGTGGAAGATATGGAATGTTTTTTGGATGTAGAAGATACAAAGATGTCAAAGTTGTATGTTGCAGAACTTCCTATAAATGTGGGTGATTGGTATTATAATGTTCTTTGTAGAATCTATTGAAGCTTGAAACAAATTCAAGGTTCAATGAGATGGTTCTGCTTTAGTTCCAATAACTATGCCTGAGATTACTAGGAAAGTAAATATTATGTTGGTTGAAAACTCTCTTTCTTGCCACAATGTTTGCAGATAAAATCATTGATGGAGTTCTTTGAGGGTGGCAAACTAGAACACAGGGTGATGGAAAAATCTGGTTGTCTAGACTATGCAACGACACCATGGAAATCCGTGAAACCCGGTCTCCTTGAAAGACGCATTTCTTACCAATTCAATCACGATATTTCAATCTTTGAAGGCAAAGTCACATGCATTCAGCAAAAGTTTCCCATGACAGCAGCAAACACAGGCAGTGGTGAAGAAGAATGGATAGTAAACGAGGTCATGAGCTTGCATGATATACCGTTTGGTGAATGTTTTCGTGTACGTAATGTAACAGGAACATCGCTCATGTCATTGTTTGTTATTGAAACTCTCTTGATGTTGTAAGAAATTTGATCAGTTGGTGTTGTTGTTTGCAGATACATTTTAGGTACCGTTTTGAGGATTGTGAGCTAGCTAAAAATGCTTGCAAATGTGAGGCTTTCTATGGAATCACATGGCTTAAAAGCACGGAGCTTCAGCAGAAGATCACCCAGAACGTAGCTGATGAATTTGGACATAGactaaaagagaaatttgaaCTAATGGAGAGGGAGATTCTTCTTGCAACCTAACAAAATTCTACGTCAACTCTACTTCTGTTTCATTGTCTAATCTAAGTTTTAGTTTGGAATGATTGTAATTCATTggtaatttaaagaaaaattaatattagaacaaaaaagggaaaaaccaatttagtttataatttgGGGTTCCTCCTTAGTGTGAGTTTTGCTCGTGTCTAATTTCAAAGCTACCAAACCATTCTCTTTGGACACAATGTCAGTAATGCACTCCTAACCAACTGAACATATGATCAGAAAGCACTTTGAgcatttgatataatttatgGGAGGACTTTGATTCCCAAAAATTGTTCATGGAAGTCATCTGGAGCCTTGGTCAGAGTCATTCataaataacttatttaaCAAATGTCATCcatctcttttattattcttataaatGACTCATTAAGAATGACATTTATCTCTTTTATTATACATATAGGACAAAGATAACATCACTATAAGGTAAGAAATAAACTGTCTATACTGTCTCAAGATTATCACAAAACTCTATGAAACTTGGTAATAAATAATAGCAtgattttctattaaaaaacacTTTGTACTACGAAACAAtcattatttataaatcaatttgttGGGTTAACTTTATGTTATTATAGAATTTTGGgaatagattaaaaaagttttaatttaaattgctTTCCCCTGTTactttttgttcaatttactaaaagaattatcaatctaaatattatttcCATCTATGGGTCTATTTCCATCCTATCTTCCCTCCATTTCAATCTCATCATTGGgttgaagaaataaatttctcaaaaGTAGTTATCAGGTAGATTGCTGTCTTCATTTAATGCTATGaactattaaataatgaacaaatgttattatttttcaaagtgattttagCACACAACACTTAAAAATCTAACAACAAACTATAGTTATTCAtatatgatttgtttttttgttggtttgttAAAGAAGTTATAAATGAAATGCTATAAActaatgtaaataattttaaaacttcaaaattgaaactttattatgatTACAACTACCACTCTAAGAGGTAAATATTTGGTCATGAAATGtgataaaaattttcaaacaaataaattcaaatgtaaACACTTAATTTAGAAATGGGAAATTTGGAAAGTCACTTTCACCagcaaatttgatttaaaatatatatatatttttttttaaaaaaagaaaaacttttataGCATTTAATTGCTctgaaattttctttctctagaAGAAACCCAAGCAATTTCTTGGTTGATAAGCCAAACAAAGCCCTATTAATTCAAAGCACAAAAATCTGATCGGACTTCAAGGAAGAGTTTTTGAGAGCAATGATTCCGGCTTATAGATAgactttttcctatttttttcttttgatatttcttgCAAAGATCCAACTGCCTCTAGTCAGGTTTTaatagcaaaaacaaaaatctttccattttgtttatttatttatttattattataatctctACCCATTTCAATCGCATAGTCGGTTTTTCagtattatttatatatatatatatatctttggtTCTTTCTCTCAGTTTGTATCTTTTGGGCTGCCCCTTTTGGTCGCTCAATTCTGTTGGGATTTTTCTTCTGATGCCATGGAGTCTACTATGGTGATTAAGGTTCGAATTTTCCTCTTTGTTCTATGGGTTTTTTGTCTTGTTGGTTTTCCTTAACGATGATGATGAGGATGATTGTGGCTGTGTTTGTCCTTGTGTTTGTTTATGTGATTGTCTTGTTTTGAGTGTAtgcaatttgtttttattattatgggCGGAGGATTGTTAACTTTGTTCGTGATCTCgatcaatttgaaatttttgcttGCTGGGTGTGAGAGAATTCATAATCAATTCGTTTTAGCGAACCTCTATTTTCCATTTCGTTGGATTATGTTGTTGGTGTCTAACGTTTATATTGTTCTTTGTTTGATTAGAAAATAAGGCAAAAGTTAGATTGAGAATTGGGAAATTGGGGAAGGTTGACTTGAGTTGCTCAATTGTGGGGTATTATGGATTGATGATGCTACGTTCTTAATGATTAATTCCATGTTATTTCAGATTTCGTATCAGTAGGGTTATAGTTCTGACTCTGGAAGTGGGAAATTCGTTGGTGTTTACTGTATTATACCTTAAATCATAACTTTTTAAGGTTTCAATTTTCCAAACCAGTGGGGTTATAGTTGGAAGGCTTTGATTTTCGTCTGTGATATCCATATTTAATGGATGTCTGTTTTTGCATTGTTACGGACGTCTGCTTTCTTCATATATTGTGGTCTTgttagaaacaaaatgaacCCGACGTTCATTTTGTTTGCAAGTGCAGCtcgtgtttgtttttttcctttgatttttccattatctattttttaaaaaatgcttaGGTCTGTCTTCACTTAATGAGGtgaatttcactttttttgtCTCAAGGTTTATAGCTTCTTTCATTCATAAAGAGACATGGGTTGTTTGATTAACGAGCTGCCTAGTTCTTGAAGAGAGGCCGTGCTTTGAGCATGGATTTTTTATGAATTGGGATGTTATTGCTTTTAGACACCAAGGCTTTTAAAAACATCAGAAGAAAAATCTTATACCAACTTTGTAATTAGTGTGCTCCCCTGAAAATTTTTACAGGTTAGGTATGGAGATATGCTGAGACGCTTCAGTGTAAAAGTAGATGAAAACAATAGATTGGATCTTGACATCAACGGTTTGAGATCAAAAGTAGTTGATCTCTTCAGCTTCTCTTCTGATACTGATTTTATATTGACTTACGTTGATGACGATGGTGATGTTGTCACCCTCGTTAATGGTGATGATCTGGATGAAATGATGAGCCAACACTTGagtttcttgaaaattaatgTGCATTTGAGAAATAAGGAAAAAGGCCAATCTCATAATAAATCAGATGGAAGTTCTACCCGAATGACACCCGAAAGttcatttcaaaatgtttttcctGGTATCTCCGAGGTTTTGAAATCTATGCCAGAGCCCTTGCCAGAATTTTGTTCACAGCTCCTCCTTGACATTGCTTCAAAAGCTGTTGCTAGTCCCGTGCTTTCTGAGCTTGCTCAAAGCTTTATTCGGTTGGGAAACCAAAACTCACACTCAAGTTCTCGGACCTCATCTGTTCCAGAGGTGAGCACACAGAATGTGGCCACTGAGTGTCCAACACCACCCCTAGGCGCAGATTCAAGAGCTTCAAAGAATGATGACTTTCACCAAGAAACTGGGTCAAAATTTCAATGCAGTGGTTTTTCTACTAAAAATAGGAAGATAATTAACAGTGAGAATGTGACAAAGAACACTGGTGAGCCTATTGCTTCTGGACTTTCCATTGGGAAACCAGCTATTGCTGCTCGTTCCAGCAGCTCTTTtgatggaaaggaaaaggaaaaacgcAGTGATGCATTTCTTAAGCTTGGTAACTCACATTGTTCACCTGCAACTTCTGTTGATCGTAGGTTTATTAATGAGTGCCCTTTCAGTGGAATACCTTGGGCTCCTCAACCATATTCGAGAACTGCAGGTATAGAGCCAGTAAGTAGCAGCAGTGGTAACACTGAATCTGCAGGAAGTATGTTCCATAAAGGTCCAATAGTTAACAGCAGTGACTATGTTGGATCTGTGGGAAATATGTTCCATAAAGGTGTTATTTGTGATGGCTGTGGAGCCCGTCCAATTACTGGTCCGCGTTTCAAGTCCCGAGTGTAAGAATGAAAGATGAACCAAtctaaatcaattaatttacctttcattttccattgGTATCTGTTTCTAAATACCCcacttttttttgtcttctgGTATTCTTCAGGAAAGATAATTATGATCTCTGTAGCATCTGCTTTGCTAAAATGGGTAACGAGGCTGACTACATTAGGATCGATCGACCTGTCTCTTGCCGCTATCCAAGAATGAAAGCATTCAACCATAGAGTATGCAATTTTGATGATACAGCTTCTAATGCATCCTTTGTTTGTcataacaatttgattttggtttcaaCGTCCTTTCTCTCATTGCAGTTTCCATTGTCTGGCCCTCGAATAATCGATCCTTTGAGAAGTTCTGTAAAGCAGACCAAGCTTGATAGTCACTTTGTAGCTGATGTTAATGTATTTGATGGCACTGTGATGACTCCACGTACCCCATTTACCAAGATATGGCGACTGCTTAATAGTGGGACTTCGAATTGGCCCCATGGTTCACAGCTAGTGTGGACTGGAGGACACAAGTTCAGCCATTCATTATCTGTTGAAATCGAggtagaaaaatattatgtagTTTGATCTTagtatttttctaaaagaaatactTCTAAGACTTTTCTCAAATCATCTCTAGGTTCCTGAGGACGGACTTCCTCCGGGTCAGGAAATTGAAATTGCAGTTGACTTTACTACCCCTCCATTTTGTGGTCAATACACCTCGTACTGGAGTATGGCATCTCCATCTGGCCACAAATTTGGGCAACGTGTTTGGGTTCTTATTCaggtatttatttaatatatggtCATCTCAGTTTTTCTAGTGCTGTATATAGATTATGCCATAAGTTCATATGATTACACTACCTCATGAACccaactttttttgtttacaaacATGAAGGTTGATGAAGTACTTGGGATACCAGATTCCAATTATTCCCAAGCTTTGGACTTAAATTTACCCCCCATACCCATAAATCCTTCCCAAGAGGGTGTAGAAAAGAATTCAAAGACTCCTGCAGTTTCTGATGGTGTACTTTTCCCCCGTGATTCCATCCCCATCTTCGAACAAGTAAAACCTGATCATAGTCTGTCTCACCCGGATCTACAATTCCTCGTAGATGAGGGTATTCTAGTTGTTGAAGGCCCTGCTGCTACTTCTTCTAAGGATGATAATTTGGGTTCGTCCTGCTCTGCTGTCGACTGTCATGGAGTTCTACCAAGTTCAACCAATGTTCCCTCTAAGTCATGCCCTTTTATTGATTTTCCTGCACCAACTCCTCCTGCAAACCCATTTCCAACACCATCCCCCAAGCTTTCTCCCGCATCATCCGAACATGTCATTGCCAATAATGCCAATAATGGCAATAACGGCAATAACGGCAATAACTTGGTTGAAGAAACTCTTCTTAAAACACTCGAGGATATGGGATTCAAACAGGTTGATCTAAACAAGGAAGTACTAAAGAGGAACGAGTATGATCTAGGAAAGTCAGTGGATGAACTCTGCGGAGTTGCTGAATGGGATCCGATCCTTGATGAGTTGGAGGAAATGGTTAGTAATCTGTTTAGCAAAGTTGCTAATCCTTGATTTCTCAAGTGTTGGTTtatgattataataaaatatatttgtgttatAGGGATTCAACGACAAGGAAATGAACAAAAGACTTCTGATGAAGAACAATGGCAGCATGAAGCAAGTAGTGATGGAACTTCTTTATGGGGAGAAGGCTTAGTTGAAGAAAGGGCCCTCAAAAGTCAAAACTATGGATTAGAATGTGAATATATATTGCAAACTAAATAAATCTATGGATATGACACTGTTGTGTTGGCTCTGTTAACTAGGGATGAGTTTCATGTTTTGTTGGAGTGGTCTTTTGAGTCATTTCTAGTTTCTGTTTAATCTGTCTTTTCTCTTTGCAAAGGTACATACATTCCTCTTCTAACTTTTGTTCTATTcagttaatatatattgaaaaccTTTCTGTTTAACTATAAactcccttttttttaaagcacTTTCTAGCTGAAATGTTTAATTCTCTCTCATTTTGACtatgattgattttttaatttttgaataaatCATGCTCGTTCAATAATCGTAATCGAAATGTCCATAGCGCTACTACATCATTTGATTCTTCTAACTCATGTAAATCGTAGTGAtagaaattttctaaaatttaaaaatattaaattatacatcaaattgagtttaatttttaaaactacaagTCTCGTTCTTAAactacttaattttttttacaattcccGAATATAGTTGGTGGTCTCAACCCTATCACCAAGATGGTCACTAAGATTATGATCCTTTtcacaaaagtaaaaaaaaagtggaccaGTAGTTTATCTGACTTTATAACAAGATACCATAAACATAAAGTTATCATATCCCATAATCATACTATTAGAACAGTTAATTTGGTCAAAATACACCGAACGTCttgtttacaaatattaaattaaattgattttaatgatGGACTATATATATTCAAGAAATTAAGAGTAATTTTTcataatgatttaatttaaaaaatactatgAGTTGGAAAAGAAGTTTGTAAGTTTAATTacttaagaaagaaaaaaaaaaaaaagaaaaaaacaagaccTCTGGGTTTCAAAAATTGATAATGAAcaaagtttcaaattcaattcatcGGTTCGAATTCGAACTTGAAATCCCTAATAATTGAATCTCCTGGAAGAAGCCCTATTAAACAAATTCCTCAAACTATTACAACTCTCTCGCCTTTTCCGCTGACTCCGCCCACCGCCGCTCTCAGCTTCCCGGAATCCATCCCCGTCCAGCACCAGCCCCGCCTCTAGCTTCTTCGAAACCGTCACGATCTCATACGAATCCCACAGCGACTGTGCGAAGTCCCATCTCCGATCGCTGACGGTACTAGTCCGGCTCCGAATAGCCTCAATCTTGAACCTAGACGGCATGGGTCTGGAGTTCCGGCGATGGGCATCGAATTCACTAGCAGGCTTTGAAGTGCCGGTGTGGCTGTGCCATGCCTGAGCGACGGCCTTGAGGATTTCGAGATGACGATCGTCGTCATGGAGCTGATGAAGGTCTGGTTTCTTCTTCATAATGTGTgcgcgtgtgtgtgtgtatgtgggGATTAAGGAATTGAAACTGGGGGCGGGGCCATTGTTTATGATGAGGTTCAATGACAACCTCAAATTTGGGGGTTTCTTCCGAGAGAGAtgggttttgatttttggtaCTTTTACAGTTAAACACTGTGGACCTTACATTTGGATTTTTGTtctactttcttcttcttcactcttcttcttctctctaaaTTTAGATCATTCGTTTATGATCACCAATTCAATTCTCCGttgttaattcttttaaacatgtttttggaattcttcaaatttccaTTCACTATTTAGTGAATACGAATAGTCAAAGAtgcaattttattatttcattaccATATTTTGGCATTACATGTGTTAGCATTTGAGTTATTTGTGCTTTGAGttacatttttattgaaaatacacaaatctaaaaatactGAAAAATATAAGCATATAATGAATGCAACTTGAGATAACCTctacctatatatataatttgacatgtaatcaaactatattttcatttattttgtagatCAACCACAATTAGTAACCATTACTTTTGTGGAAAATAATggagaaaataatgaatagaAGGAAGAGATAATACGACAATTTTCATATGGTTGTAATATGACTTTTTGCCTAATCCAAATGCTTAAAAGTTTAGTTTTGAATGCCATGTAATTGTCGAGCATATGAGCATAGTTAAAAGTTAACACataattcttttgttgaggtttgaggtttaaatttttatgttcACGTTAATGTACTAGAAAGATTTCAAGTAAgtgtttatgattttaaacaaggaattttttaaaagtacaagaaattgcaaaattatttACACCCTTCCGTatagaataaatttgaaaaagaaaaaaaatttataagctTACatgaaataaacataaatatactaCGATCATGTATCCAATCTAAACGAGATCTTATAtcctaatttaaataatcttaTATAGACGATTAACAATATTGatacataacaaaataaaggAACGGTACAGTATTTAATagtgaaaatatatatacaatacttaaaatattctatttttttcttattctaaaaaaacattagaaCAATTTAgccaataaataaattagggGTCACATATTGATTTAATATCCAAATTCGAACGGAGAGAGTCTTTCTCCGTCGTCTATTTTCCCGCCCATTCTTCCAAAACCAACACTCCCATTTTCTCTGCCTCCTTCCGGTAGGTTTTCTTCACCCATTTTATCTCCGGCGCTCCATTTCGATTCCATGTTATACATTTCTCAGCGCCTTTCCAATCTTCATCCCTTCTCAAATCCTCTTCATTTCCAGTGAAAATAAATGAGTGCTCCCATGGAGATTTCTTTCCCAAACCCTCCCTTAGAAGCCCAGATGTCTGAATCAAATGGCATCAGCTCCGAGTCAGCTGCTTCTTCTATTGTAAATGAAGACAAAATTCTCGTTTCAGGTACTTCTTTAACAGTTTCTGTGTCATATTCTCTCAAGCATTTCTGTGCTTGTTTTCAATTTCAGAGCTTTGTGGTCTgtctcttattttcttttgaattttgtgttgtaTTTTAGTCGAGGTGTGCTTAAAATCCTCCAGCACTGCTCGGATTGAAGATGTTCGGTTGGCCGTTGAGAGGTATAGTGCTGGAAATGTGTATTAAGCTTTTTGATATTTGATGATTTGGATAGGGAAATTGGATTTTGGGTTGTTTTGTTCCACGAACTCTCTGGATTTTTTTTGAACTTGAAGTTTTCTTAAGTCAATTCACATTGCTTGAAGATGAGGTTGtcaattttgtgttttctaaTTTGCAGAATGCTTGAGAAGAGAAGTTTAAGCTATGTTGATGGGCCTATTCCAGTGCCGCTTGATGACGCTTTTCTCACAGAAAACGTGCATGGAATCCGAATTTGCGACTctggtattttctttttcaatttatacgCACCACTGTTTAGGCATAAAAGAGGAATGGATTGGTACCAATGGGTAAAGGAGTTAATAACTTGATTTCTCTAGaaagtatataaattttgtcaGTTTTGTTGTCTATAGAAGTTATGGAGGAATTAGCTAACGAAGTAATCCATCCACTTGTGGGCTAAGGGTTTAAAATgctagaaaaatgaaaattttcttagcAGAGAGTTTGATTATTCCATTAATTTCTGTCATCTTATCTTGGAAACCTTAATTGTAAACACCTTTTGGTGTCGGGTTTATCTCTTTGTTTCATtaatcaatgaaatgtttctatttccaaaaaaattcgTAGATAAGGTAGATATTCATTACCCTGGTTATGATGCCGGATTTGTGTTTTTGGCAGACGACGGCGTGCAAAGCCATGACATTCTCTTGTTCTGGCAAGTCAAACCTGTTGTTCATGTCTTTCAGGTGAAGGTCACTTAGTCATTTATATTGGTTTTCTTCCGTACTCTACTGTATGACTGATATTTTCACTGCATTAGTTCACttcttttgttataaatttacCAACTTTTTTGGTGCACGAATGACCGCCTTTGTTCCTTTTAAATTCTGTAGcataaaatgacaaaagtcTAATTATTCACGATATATGATAGTAATGCTATTCTGcatgtttgttttcttcatttccattATGTTGGGactttatttttcacttgGTGTGGTTAGATTgatgtatattatttatgtattgCTCGTTTAGCTTTCTGAAGAAGGACCCTGCGAGGAACTTGGTGGGGAAGGACAGATTTCTAGTTTTAATGAATGGATACTTCCTGCCAAGGAGTTTGACGGGATATGGGAAAGGTTAGCtgtcattttgtttgtttatttctcttttacgCCATTTATGCCACAGCTTCCTTTTGACGAATCAACCTTGTCAAATTCTCCTGCAGTTTAATTTTTGAGTCTGGTCTCAAGCAAAGGCTTCTTCGATATGCTGCTAGTGCTTTGTTATTCACTGAAAAGGGTGTCGATCCATTCCTAGTTTCATGGAATCGGTAAGGGAAGTCTTCTCTGTTTCAGCATTACGATGGTTCTAAGAATTTACAAGGGTGGTTATAAGACATAATGTTCATTGCTGAACTATTTGTGGAGTTCTCTGTCATTAGctttcttatttttactttCCTATATATGTTTGCCAactagaatctaaaatttatccTCGGGATTGTATTATCTACTAATGTTTGTTGTGCGCATTTACCGGGTATTAAGCCGACTCCAATTTTGTGTTCTTTACCTCTATGGCACgactttttacattttggGATGAACCCCCCAAAGAAAAGACATCTCAATGCATATAAAAATGACCATCCAAAATCCTAATTTAGATGTCAAAATTGTGTGAGAAAATCACGAACCTCATCTAATTGATGTTGGCGTCTATCCCTCCGGAATTTAAATGCGCTACTGTGCAATTTAGGGATGCTTTATCATGTTTTACACGATGTGTATGCCCAGTTTGTCAAGATGACCTATAAATCCAAGAGGGTAACATATAATTCTCGTCTTTTTACGTGCTCACAGGATTGTCCTATTACATGGACCTCCAGGAACTGGTAAGACCTCTTTATGCAAAGCACTGGCTCAAAAACTGTCGATAAGATATTTGTCGAGGTTTGTTAGTAGATTCTATTGCTTTGCTCCAGTATTTATtccatatttataatataataaagataCAACTGTCCCTTGTTATTGATTAGTTTCATTTCCATTATATTCAGATACCCACACAGCGTACTCATTGAAGTTAATGCACATTCACTGTTTAGCAAATGGTTTTCTGAAAGTGGCAAGCTGGTATGGCTTTCTTCATCAATAGATGACCTGCATTCTTAATGAATTTTCACTTTGTT
This genomic interval carries:
- the LOC101205709 gene encoding C2 and GRAM domain-containing protein At5g50170 isoform X1, which encodes MRLYVYVLEAKDLHVKDSFVKLRVGRRKAKTRIMRNCSNPVWNEEFIFKFRDVDDELVVSVYEHNDESNFFHASSGLIGRVRIPIWTVAAEDSQTLPPTWFDLRRSKTEKFIDEVAGKVLLIVSLHGKGNVINQSSATNTNTNPKPLDLVGAKSSSSKAVKWKPNKKTIVSRLERLFHKSDEDTRTDNSSESSSAMSDTEERINGHLSESSFDEAIETLQLRSNGEEMPENLSGGVLVDQVYVVSPGDLNRLLFSTGSQFRRELAEHQGITNLEEGTWSWKRGDVPCLSRIVSYRKPATKVVGAINATEEQTYVKGDGWEFAVLVNVNTPEVPFGNAFNVELLYKIMPGPELISGEETSHFVVSWGMNFLHSTMMKGMIEKGARQGLEENFVQFTNLLAQHLKSPNSTELLNKGHVLSASENNRQSNFELARQYFWNFTVLSTLFVLVYVLVHIILSKPKTTQGLEFIGMDLPDSLGELVTSGILVLQLERVYNMVSHFIQARLKRGGDHGVKGQGDGWILTIVLLEGVNISSLDSSGSSDPCVVFTCNGKKRTSSVELQTHEPQWNEILEFDAMKEPPSVLYVEVFDFDGPFDQATSLGHAEINFLKYKSTELADIWVPLEGKLAQSSQSKLHLRIFLENTDGIETIRQYLSMKGKEVGKKLHPRSPYRNSTFQKLFGLPAEEFLVSDFTCSLKRKMLLQGRLFLSARVIGFYANFFGQKTKFFFLWEDIEDIQVLHPSLSSLGSPSLVIILKKGRGLEASHGAKSQDEEGRLRFYLQSFVSFNVASRTIIGMWRTRTSTLDQKAQVAEMSNDSEERSVLVEDMECFLDVEDTKMSKLYVAELPINIKSLMEFFEGGKLEHRVMEKSGCLDYATTPWKSVKPGLLERRISYQFNHDISIFEGKVTCIQQKFPMTAANTGSGEEEWIVNEVMSLHDIPFGECFRIHFRYRFEDCELAKNACKCEAFYGITWLKSTELQQKITQNVADEFGHRLKEKFELMEREILLAT